The Myxocyprinus asiaticus isolate MX2 ecotype Aquarium Trade chromosome 4, UBuf_Myxa_2, whole genome shotgun sequence nucleotide sequence ATTAGGGGAAGATAACATCTTTCCAACGTGTATATGGACCTTACCCTGTGCGCGTTAGTGTCTGTGTGCTTTTGATACACAATCGTGACACTATGTGGGCAATGGTGACTGAGTTGCTCTTCAGCTTCGTGCTGTTGGCCTTCATGGTGATCAGTTGCCAAAATGTCCTGCATATCGCCAGCAGCTCTGTCCGATCTGTGCTGGCCTTCATTCATGCTCAACTGGATCGTGAGCTGGGTGAGGATGAAGGCATGGCCGATGAAGAGGAAAATGTCACCACACGAGTGGTGCGGCGCAGGGTTATTCTGAAGGTATTCAAAGGaggaaacagaaagaaaaagagaagagagaGGTTCACAtagtgataaaatacattatttgaaTATGTTGGTTGTAGGGGATGACAGTAGGACTTGGGGATTGGTTTCAGTTGAGTTTGACTTAGAAGTGACAATGTATGACAATGACCTGCAAGAGTACAGTtgcaggaaaaagtatgtgaactttTTAGATTTACTTTCTCATTagaagctgaaattcttgaaaaaaaaaaaaggaagcatTGGCATGAGTAGTTCAGAATAAtcatattatttctttagaaaaATAAGCAGttaaacaattttgttttcaaaatatgtttcatattttaaaaacttttgactagCAAATCAAAGTGAGGTGGtgtaaaaaacatgttttgttttggtttcgttttttgcagaaaatgctttaaatgtttttttttgttttttttttttatgtgaaccaacatggagacaaagattacatttcctCCAACTTGACAAGTGTTTTAAAATTAGACTTTTAAAAGATCTCTAATTTTTATCAACtttatttgtctatctatctatctatctatctatctgtctgtctgtctgtctgtctacaggtATATATCTATCTATTTGCTCACTATGGGTCTAGTTTATCGTCATAGAGGAACATTGATTTGTAGTTTATGGGTTGGCATAACGTTGTAAAGGTGGGTGTTGATGAAATTACACTGGTAGAATGCGCACATGGTACAGTATGTTTTAGTGCAAATTACCAACTGCGGTTCAGACAAGGTTTATCATTTTGACCTTTGTAGTCAGCTTTTATTAAATAACTGTAATCAAGACAAAGACAATTGTGAAGACATCAAATGAAAGTGTGagtgaggcttttttttttttaagttgcttcTGTCATATTTCACTTAGGGTGATGAGGCAGATGATCTACCAGGGGAGCAAGTGAGCGAGGAGCAATTTACAGACGAGCATGGCAACATCGTCACCAAAAAGGTCAGCTCTCTCATCCTGCTTTAATGCATGCAGCAGTCATCTGCCACATTACcctcacattttttatttattttattttattttattatttttttgtagctTTGCAAATAAATGTGATTCatggtttacagttaaaaaaaaaaaaaaaaaacgtgtgttGGAGTCTGTTCCAATATGTggtaagctgcctacctagacagcatttaaaGGCATCATTTGCATGCTCCTGACATGGACACTTTTCCA carries:
- the LOC127437095 gene encoding ankyrin-1-like isoform X4, with amino-acid sequence MWAMVTELLFSFVLLAFMVISCQNVLHIASSSVRSVLAFIHAQLDRELGEDEGMADEEENVTTRVVRRRVILKGDEADDLPGEQVSEEQFTDEHGNIVTKKTVRKVVRRGKGEEGGQELIIEGLPQDITEPDVDGEQYMSYAILGRDSKPDVMDVKRGGAQIVKCASLRRVKQ
- the LOC127437095 gene encoding uncharacterized protein LOC127437095 isoform X5; the protein is MWAMVTELLFSFVLLAFMVISCQNVLHIASSSVRSVLAFIHAQLDRELGEDEGMADEEENVTTRVVRRRVILKGDEADDLPGEQVSEEQFTDEHGNIVTKKDLSCKPSFTDT